TCTGTCTGGTCCTGTTCCATCTCATCTTGCTCAGAAATTCAACTCAAGTGCCTTTGTGGGTAATCTTCAGTTATGTGGGTACAGTTCTTCAACCCGATGTCTAATTACCCCAGCAGCTCCAGCCCCCGAAACACCAAGAAAACGAGGTCGTAAACTAAGTACTAAGGATATAATTCTCATAGCAGGAGGGGCTCTTCTCATAATCTTGGTTCTACTGTGTTGCATTCTCCTATGCTGCTTGATCAGGAAAAGAGCTGCAGCAAAGGATGGCGAAGCCACCGGTCGGGCAGCGGGTGCAGCAGCTAGAGGTGAAAAGGGTATTCCACCAACTGCTGGAGAAGTTGAAGCAGCAGGAGATACAGGAGGAAAGCTTGTCCATTTTGATGGACCTATTGTGTTCACAGCAGATGATCTTCTATGTGCTACCGCCGAAATAATGGGAAAGAGCACTTATGGTACAGTGTACAAGGCCACATTAGAGGATGGCAGTCAAGTTGCTGTGAAAAGATTGAGAGAGAAGATCACAAGAAGTCAAAGGGAATTTGAGAATGAAGTCAATATTCTTGGAAAGATTAGGCATCCAAATCTTCTGGCCCTTAGAGCATATTACATGGGTCCCAAAGGAGAGAAACTTCTTGTTTTTGACTACATGCCTAAAGGAAGTTTGGCTACATTTCTTCATGGCAAGCATAAAACAGTTTTcaattttttacaatttttgctCTTATTTGTGAAATTCAGATTATAAAAAATACTGTTCTTTTGCAGCTCGCGGCCCTGATACACCAATTGATTGGGCAACAAGGATGAGAATAGCAAAGGGTACAGCAAGGGGCTTGCTCTTCCTTCATACAAATGCCAACATCATTCATGGGAATCTTACATCAAGCAATGTTTTACTTGATGAAAACACAAATGCAAAGATTGCAGATTATGGTCTATCGCGCCTCATGACTGCTGCTGCAAATGCAAATGTGATTGCAACTGCTGGAGCACTTGGTTATCGGGCACCTGAACTTTCAAAGCTCAAAAAAGCTAACACGAAGACAGATGTATACAGCCTTGGTGTTATCATACTGGAACTTCTAACTGGGAAGTCACCAGGAGAGGCAATGAATGGTGTGGATTTGCCACAATGGGTTGCTTCAATTGTGAAAGAGGAATGGACCAATGAGGTGTTTGATCTAGAACTAATGAAGGACGCGTCTGTAATCGGTGATGAACTGCTAAATACTCTGAAATTGGCTTTGCACTGTGTTGATCCTTCACCATCAGCTCGACCAGAAGTTCAGCAAGTTCTCCAGCAACTGGAAGAAATTAGACCTGAAACAGCTACCAGTCCTGGCGATGACGGTGCTGCAGCTCCCTCAGCAAGTGATGATTAGAATACTAGATTTCTCATCTAAGTAATTTTTAGGAAGATGTTTAGGAGTTATATGCCACGATTCTTTCATTCTTGAATTGGGTTGGTCAAAAGAGTGATTTTGTTTACTCTCTGTAAATACCCAAGTGTATGctatttgtttttgttattttgagCGGCAATGGAATCCTCCTAATTTCCATAACTTTTGGTCCTAGAGAACGTTCAGTTTAGCAGTTAAACAAGACTGTCTTTTCTCCCCATTTCACTTGTGTTACCAAATTTACTGTAAAAACTAAATATGCCAAGTTACACTAGTGACAACCATAAAGCACCGTCATTTTTCAAACGCACAAGAGAGTGAACGGATTGTTAGTACCAGAGTTGCGAGTAATGTTGTTGGACTGGACTCTCGAGTACAATTATTAGATCCAACGTCCCTCTCACGTCAAGCTGAATATGATTACGTTCAAAGATATACAATCACTAAGAGACAGTCAATGCATCAGCCAAAGATTATTGCACGATGCAACAACGCAGCAAACGTAATGTaagatttgaagaaaaataaagaaataagaaaagtatttcatAAAATTTGTTGGCCTATATAACAGGTTTGCGGACAAAGTGCAGCATACTATCCATTCTTAGGAGGAAACATAACATGATCACATTgaatgtaaaaataaaaaaaattgtttgaaGGATTCAAAGGAAAAAGTCCCCCCACCACCTGTTTTCTATTCCTAGAGGCTTGAGACCTTGATGATGTGAACTTGCTAAAACcgaatgaataaataaatatgatAATTTATAGCACAGGCTATCAATTAGAACTCTACGAGAACAAAATGTTGGATCAAACATTTACATTTGAGATATGAACCTGTCTCTAAGCTAGTTTACAAATTAAATAGAATACACAAGAAGGGAAGGGATAGGCcgttaaagaaaaaaaagaaaggcagAAGCTAAAAAGCCAATATGTACAGCAACTCTTCAGCTACCATGTTTTGCATATTCACTAGTTTCCTCTGCAACCGTCTCCCAAACAtttgccatcttttctgcatacCCTGCCTGGTAAAATCCAACATGTTATTTTCTCCTATTAATCTTTTCCAAGGGAATAGAAGAAGGAACAAGTAAAAGGGCTAACTCTTTTTAGAAAGGAAAATCACTTTGAAGAACACCAGTAATAGCAGAACGTTCAATCCAGTTCACAGGTGACATACCTTATCTAAGAAAAGTTTAGAGGAGACCTAAAGTTTCATGTATGCCCGACCAAAGATTCTACCTTGTCACAAGAAAGTTGAAGTGGCTTGCTAATATCACATTTTCAAGTCCCAGAAATAAATGGATGACAACAATTTTTAGTCCATTTATAATAATGATGGCTCGAACTGCAGCAAAAACAAGTAGGAAAGATAGAGGAAGGTAATAATTTGTTTGAGTTGAGTTGATAATGTATGTTAGCCTTCAGTTTAGCACAAATCCGGTTACCATGTTATCATTATTATAAGCATTCATTTTCAAGTTTTCCACGAAGATGGCTAAAACAGCTTAATCCCAAAATGTATAGCCTCTTTCTCACATTTAAATGCAGGACCAGATTAAGGGTTTAGTTTCTGCTATTGAATCCCGTGCAACGCGGAATGAATCAAGTCACCATCTAATTTAATCTGGCTTAACGAAGCAAGGACTTCAAGTAATTCAATGAAGCCGgcgagaaaaatgaagaagagcgGCTCGATCTCTGCAATGCCGTAACTTACTAAATACGGGAATGAACATCAGAATCAACTCCATTGATTTGAAGTAGAGTCCCAAATTTTAAAATGGACACAACTGCTACATGCATAGGATATCTCCAAGTTATTGCATGCACATGCTTGTATTCCAAGTCATATTAGTGAATTAGGACTCACAACAATGCAACCCAAAAACTAACCAATAGCCAATTATCTTATCCACAAGAGAGTAATTAGAAATGGCTACAAGAGCCCAGAAGAATAAAGATTGGAAATATGCTAGACTTTCCTAAGGATGACCATTTGACCTGATAGAAACAGTGCAATGCAGAGCAGCATTCCATCAACATTTAACATGATCTCAAGTACACAATTCCTGATATTCTCACAAAATATTCCGAGTCTCTAGTTCCTGTGTTCATAGCCTCTGAAACCCACTGACACAGACCCAAGATCCCACATCAGTACTTAATTGACTATCGATCTTCTACTTCCAGCCATGTAAACCAAAATGACCAGCACCATTTCAAGCAATTATCGCAACCTGTCAGTCTAAAGAGCTTAATTTGAAACAAATTCAGTTCATAAGTACTTTAGTTTTTACTCTTCTTGGGACATGATTACAGTGCAAAACCAACAGAAAACTTTTGCATTTGTGATGTGCCACTGATTCCTAATGGGCATAGGATGACACTCATCAGTTATGCATCACTAAACCTTGAGTTTAAAGGAGTTAACGCTAGGTAATATTCCTCAATGATGTCCACTGTGCACTGAGAAATGTGAAACGACAGGCTAGTGATGGACCTTGACTCAAACCGTGTATTGACCTGCCCGTTGAGACACGACAAGAGAGGAAAGGGACAAGAGGCACCCAAATATTTTTATTCCACAAGGCAATAAAGAAAAGGCTGAAGATTACAACCCATTCCAAAAACCTCTCTCTATATTTGTATCTATCTCCTTTATCAGATCTTTCTCTCATCATTTAACCATTCCACACAAATATTTTCTATACTGAGCAATAAACTTTAACAATCTCAGTTTGCACATGGCAATGAAATAGGATGGAGAAGGAAGACGGTTCTCCCTGAGTCTGCAAGTTGAGTAAGAGGTTAGGGAGGATGCGATAATAAAGGTCGTTTCTAAAGTAACAGAAACAAGGACCCTCCCTTCCACCCAAGAGATTCAGTTGTTCATGAAAAGCCTAAAAGAAGAAGAGCCAGATCTAAGAAAAGCAATAGTGAAGACCAAAACACAGCAGCTAGAATCCTATTTAAAAACCCAATTACGTTAACAAAAGTAACGTTAAAAAATACTCCTCGTGTTTTGTGACTGAAAAAACATACATGTTAGACAACTATTCTCGCAATACAGTTGGTACATTTTGATATCCTCCGCAGCATAGTTATTTTCCTATTACTCGTCTCTATAGGGGAAAAGTACGCCCTCCTTatccttcttccttttctttttcttttttggcatAAGATATTCAGATGAAATTTACCATCTTTCATTCTAATAATTTCTTCGAGGAAACACAAAAGACATGCTGATATCTCGcatatttatttttcttgcacTTGCTAAATAAAACGAAACAAAACACTTAATATACTTGGAAAAATGGAGCTGCTTTTTGAAAAGTGGTTGGAGAAAGGACATTATCCTCGCTATATTAGATGGTAACAACTTACGAACACAAATAGATTAAGCATGCTTAAcatgctgccatgtgaccaggaggtcacataTAGAAGGGGAGCCttagcgtaactggtaaagttgttgccatgtgaccaggaggtcacgggttcgagctgtggaaacaacctcttaTAGAAATGCAGGGTAACGCTGCATATAATAGACcctttgtggtccggccctttcccggacctcgcgcatagcgggagcttagtgcaccgggttgCCCTATGCTTAACATCAGATTCAAAGTGGTCTATAATATTAGTTGGACATATTGGAATAAATCAAATGCCCCATAAAAAGCATTTGACAAGGGAAAAAACAAAAGCATGCTCCTTGGAACAATGCTTTCAGAGTAGACATTTGATGCGGCGATACTAGAAGACAAAGATACCTGATTGACAATAAATCCTCTCAACATTCCCAAGAAATCATCATGCCTTTCcttctcaaatctctcaagctcatTCTTGTTGTTTTCCTGCATGTTTCACCATCAAGAAGCTATAGTGTTAATCTCAATGAAAATGATATAACAGATATATTAtgcaaaatagaagaaaagataaaTTAAATATCCTCTTTACAAAAATTAATACTTTTCCTGATGTGAGtgcaatttaaaaataataatcaacCGTTGCCTTCTTACATGAACCATTACATCACATCAAACAAGTTGAACTGGTAATACATGCATGGTCACTCTAGTGAATGAAGCGGGAGCCTTGTTGGGAGGAGTTTTACATAAAATAACTTCAGCaccttaaattgttaaaaagagaCTAATGAAAAAACATTTAGTGGGGCACTGATTTAGCAAGCCTAGTAACTCATGAAAAAGAACATGGAAACCAAAGGCTAAATATCATTGACAGTAGTAGgttgaataaatagaaaattatAACTAGCTGTATATATAAGAAAAATGGCTCTAAGAAGCCACATTCAAATAAGATCTCAACTTCCTAGGgacaatgaaaataaaatatctacTTTATTGTAGCGTGATTGGTGATATTACTTGTCCCACCTTGGTTGAAGGAATAAGTTGTTGTCTTCTTACATGGTCTCGGGCAATTCTAGcctcatgagctagctttttGAGAATAAGTTAGGCcaaggtctttttttttttttgactaggCTATGAGGTTGTTGGAGAAGTTGTTGGCTATAGggggcttggaggagtagtggggacgcGAATGGTATGTGGACGATGATGGCGAACTGCATTAGGGAGGTTGTGAAAGAGGTGTTACGGATCTCGAAGAGTTACTCTGGCAGCCACAAaggggattggtggtggaatgaaaAGGTCGAAAGGAAAGTGAAAGCTAAGAAAGTAGTGTATTTGAAGCTAGTGGAGACCACAGACGAGGAAGTGATGAGGACAAACAGAGAAGGGTATAAAAAGGCTAAGAAGGAGGCGAAGTTAGTGGTCACGGAGTCTAAGACTGCAACGTTTGGTCGTTTGTACGAAGAACTGGGGGACAAAGGCGGGGACAAAAAGTTGTTCCGACTGGCCAAGGTAAGAAAAAGGAAGGCTcatgatctggaccaagtgagccagtgaggtgcatcaaagacgaggaagACAGAGTTTTAATAGAAGAGACACGGATCAAGCGAAGATAGCAGACTTACTTCCATAAACTCCTGAATGAAAAGGGGAACAGGAACATTATGCTTGGTGATTTGGAGCACTCCACGAGTCGTCGTGATTTTAGGTATTGTAGGCGCATTTATATTGAGGTCACGGGGGCTGTGCGTAAGACGAGcaggggcagagcgaccgggccagatgaGATCCAGGTAGAATTTTGGAAGTATGCGAGTAgggcaggcttggaatggctgactgggttgtttaatgtcatttttaggacgaagaagatACCCGGAGGATGGAGGTGGAGTTCGAAGAttccgttgtacaagaacaaaggtgatatccaacATTGTAACAACTATATGGGTATCAAGTTGTTtagtcatactatgaaagtttgggagagggtggtggaagtgAGGGTAAGGAGGACTGTGACTATATCCGAGAATCGATTCGGTTTCATGCCGAAACGTTCAACTATGGAAGCCATCCATattgttaggaggttggtggaacagtatCGTGAAAGGAAGAAGGATTTGTATATGgtatttattgacctagagaaagcatacGATAAGGTCCCTATGGAGGTTCTTTGGAGGCTAAAGGTGTTCTGGTAGCATACActagggtgattaaggatatgtatgatggagctgAGACTCAGGTGAGCACAGTAGGAACTAGGAAGAGACTCGGACCATTTTCCGATTGggatggggttacaccaaggatctacgctcagtccgttcttatttgCATTGGCAATGGACGCACTGACatatcatattcaaggggatgtgccatggtgtatgttatatAGTTccgattgatgagacgcgaggcggcgttaacgagaggttggaggtttggagacagacccttgagtctaaaggtttcaagttgagtaggactaaaacagaatacttggagtgcaagttcagtggcGTGACTCAGGTAGTGGAGGAAGGcgtgaggcttgattctcaagtcgTCCCTACAAGAGAggaagtttcaagtatcttgggtcagTTATCCAAGAAAATGAGGAGATTGACGAGAATATCACACACCATATAGGGGCGGGGttgatgaaatggaggttagcatccGACGTATTATGTGACAAGAATGTACtaccaaaacttaaaggtaagttctacaaagcGATTGTTAGACCGACTATGATGTATGGGGCAAAGTGCTAGCCACTCAAGAACtcccatatccagaagatgaacgTAGCTgaaatgagaatgttgagatagatgtgcgggcatactaggttggataagattaggaatgaggaTATTCGGGTGAATGTGGGTGTGGcctccatggaggacaagatgcgagaaacaaggcttagatggttcgggcatgtgaagaggagaagcctagatgccccAGGTAGGAGGTGTGAACAGTTGGCTTTGGCGAGTATGAGAAAAGGCATaaggcgacctaagaagtattggtgAGAGGTGATCATGCAGGGCATGGTGCGACTtcagcttactgaggacatggcccttgataggagggtgtggatgtcgagaattagggtagaacGGTAGTAGGTAGTGGCGTTTTTCTTATCTATACTGGGTTGTTTAGGGCTAGTCTGTTAGTATCTTGTCGTTGTTCTTAGATTGCTAGTATTATATCTATTTTCTTACTATCTTCCGCTTCGGTTTTCTAGTATCTTGTAGTGGTTACtgcttgttattattgttattgctttcttccatttatttttttgatcttacattgttatcatttttctggcctttgttgttgatatttgatTGTTTTCTATTCATCCTCTcaagccgagggtctttcggaaacagcctctctacctccctagaatgaggttattcgcgacaaggtgggtgtggcccctattgaggacaagatgcgggaagctcGGCTTACTGGGTTTGGTCATGTGAgaaggaggagcacagacgcctcggtgaggaggtgtgagaggttgacattggagggcctacggagaggcAGAGGtgggccaaagaagaggtgggccAAAGAAGAGATTAGGCAACacatggcgcaacttcagctgaccgaggacatgactctGGATAAGAAGGTACGTAGGTCGAGGAtaagggtagtagagtaggtagtctagagtgttcataacagtagtattggcatgcagtctcgctttctgttggtagtaggtttttatgactatccattgttttctttcattgttgatcacattactatcttgttgtttttattctgctttttaTATGCCTTTTTGgtattgtcccttcttgtctatattttcattaatgtggtgcttatgctttcttgagccgagggtctattggaaacagcctctctatcctcgcaaggtaggggtaaggtctgcgtacacactaccctccccagaccccacggtgtgggataatactgggtatgttgttgtaaaGATCATTCCgatttaatttttagaaatcaaaattgaacttttcaaagaaaaatatattttaaattttgaagcttttaacacacacacacacacatatatgtatatattgatTTTAGGACAACTTAGGCTCTAGAAATTATGAGGAAAAAACTATAATTATTGTCATTATCgttagatttt
This DNA window, taken from Nicotiana tabacum cultivar K326 chromosome 4, ASM71507v2, whole genome shotgun sequence, encodes the following:
- the LOC107779396 gene encoding LOW QUALITY PROTEIN: putative leucine-rich repeat receptor-like protein kinase IMK3 (The sequence of the model RefSeq protein was modified relative to this genomic sequence to represent the inferred CDS: deleted 1 base in 1 codon), with product MGAKDRIFSSFEPHPFRVNKFLTQEGAWRCIISDKNKEKWKIEAGFSWCSKRFFLFAQIFLLFQLLISGIQPALGQDWDGIIITQADFQALQAFKQELVDPRGFLRSWNDSGFGACSGGWLGIKCAQGQVIVIQLPWRGLGGRITEKIGQFQALRKLSLHDNFIAGSIPSTLGLLPNLRGLQLFNNKFSGSIPSSLGFCPLLQTLDLSNNSLSDSIPASLFNSTKLYRLNVSYNSLSGSIPTSITQSPSLIFLDLKYNNFSGSIPSDIGRLSRLTTLDLSFNAINGSLPKSFSNLSSLVVLNLESNQLDNQIPTAINKLQKLSILNLRNNHFSSDIPVTIGNISDLRQLDLAHNNLSGEIPTSLGDLPNLSSFNVSYNNLSGPVPSHLAQKFNSSAFVGNLQLCGYSSSTRCLITPAAPAPETPRKRGRKLSTKDIILIAGGALLIILVLLCCILLCCLIRKRAAAKDGEATGRAAGAAARGEKGIPPTAGEVEAAGDTGGKLVHFDGPIVFTADDLLCATAEIMGKSTYGTVYKATLEDGSQVAVKRLREKITRSQREFENEVNILGKIRHPNLLALRAYYMGPKGEKLLVFDYMPKGSLATFLHARGPDTPIDWATRMRIAKGTARGLLFLHTNANIIHGNLTSSNVLLDENTNAKIADYGLSRLMTAAANANVIATAGALGYRAPELSKLKKANTKTDVYSLGVIILELLTGKSPGEAMNGVDLPQWVASIVKEEWTNEVFDLELMKDASVIGDELLNTLKLALHCVDPSPSARPEVQQVLQQLEEIRPETATSPGDDGAAAPSASDDRILDFSSK